A single region of the Acidithiobacillus acidisediminis genome encodes:
- the argB gene encoding acetylglutamate kinase: MTTDPRQQAEFLIEALPYMQRFQGSTLVIKYGGNAMTEPALQEQFAYDVTLLKQVGMNPIIVHGGGPQINSLLARLQLPSKMLDGMRVTDDATMEVVEMVLGGQVNKQIVQGIQRAGGKAVGLTGKDGNLIQAQRLQRADGVDLGWVGEVTRVNADLIRFLDAGGLIPVIAPIGVGAAGESYNINADLVAGALASTLHADKFVLMTNVAGVLDPEGKLYERLRITEVQQLMSNGVISGGMIPKLRCCLDALAGGVRAAHIIDGRVPHALLLEVFTRLGVGTLISDLD; encoded by the coding sequence ATGACCACTGATCCGCGCCAGCAGGCCGAATTTCTCATTGAAGCCCTGCCCTATATGCAGCGTTTTCAGGGTAGTACCCTGGTGATCAAGTATGGTGGCAACGCTATGACCGAACCCGCCTTGCAGGAGCAGTTTGCCTATGATGTCACCCTGCTGAAGCAGGTGGGCATGAACCCGATCATCGTGCATGGTGGTGGGCCACAGATCAATTCCTTGCTGGCGCGTCTGCAGCTTCCCTCCAAAATGCTGGATGGCATGCGGGTAACAGACGATGCGACGATGGAAGTGGTGGAGATGGTCCTTGGGGGCCAGGTCAACAAGCAGATCGTCCAGGGCATACAGCGCGCCGGCGGCAAGGCGGTGGGATTGACGGGCAAGGATGGGAATCTCATTCAGGCGCAGCGCCTGCAGCGTGCCGATGGCGTGGATTTGGGCTGGGTAGGCGAAGTGACCCGGGTCAATGCGGACCTGATTCGTTTCCTTGATGCTGGCGGACTGATCCCGGTCATTGCTCCTATTGGTGTAGGTGCGGCAGGTGAGTCCTACAATATCAACGCTGACCTAGTAGCCGGCGCGCTGGCCAGTACGCTGCATGCCGACAAGTTTGTGCTCATGACCAATGTAGCCGGTGTGCTCGATCCGGAGGGCAAGCTCTATGAGCGTCTGCGCATTACCGAGGTGCAACAACTGATGAGCAATGGTGTGATCAGCGGCGGCATGATCCCTAAATTGCGTTGTTGTCTGGATGCCCTGGCTGGTGGGGTGCGCGCCGCACATATCATTGATGGTCGTGTGCCCCACGCGCTGTTGCTGGAGGTGTTCACCCGCCTGGGCGTGGGAACCCTGATCTCGGATCTCGATTGA
- a CDS encoding pyrimidine 5'-nucleotidase: protein MRGQRRGAPRADRILPRFLGLRRRRWPVYLFDLDNTLYDANVHCFPQMHRYMHGYLQESLGLNAAEAAALRQRYWRRYGTTLAGLMRHHDTDPHEFLRAIHPPALAETVPQNSRLARWLASLDGPCYVFTNSISAHAERVLARLGVDGQFLGIFDLAAAQLCGKPAPAAYRRLLRQYRVAARHCHFFDDSRANLRSARLLGMRTTWVHPQRRRKRGQWAQLPPTCRESSRSAK from the coding sequence GTGCGCGGGCAACGCCGAGGCGCGCCACGGGCAGATCGCATCCTGCCGCGTTTTCTCGGTTTGCGGCGGCGGCGTTGGCCGGTCTATCTCTTCGATCTCGACAACACCCTCTATGATGCCAATGTCCACTGCTTTCCGCAGATGCATCGCTATATGCACGGATACCTGCAGGAGAGCCTAGGCTTGAATGCCGCTGAGGCGGCGGCGCTACGGCAGCGCTACTGGCGACGCTACGGTACGACCCTGGCCGGGCTGATGCGCCATCACGACACCGACCCGCATGAATTTCTGCGCGCCATTCACCCCCCGGCCCTAGCAGAGACGGTGCCCCAGAATTCGCGCCTGGCGCGTTGGCTGGCGTCTCTGGATGGCCCTTGCTATGTGTTTACCAACAGCATTTCGGCGCATGCCGAGCGGGTTCTGGCCCGCCTGGGCGTAGATGGACAATTTCTGGGAATTTTCGATTTGGCGGCCGCCCAGTTGTGCGGCAAGCCGGCACCGGCGGCCTACCGGCGCTTGCTGCGCCAGTATCGCGTTGCGGCGCGGCACTGTCACTTCTTTGATGATAGTCGAGCCAATCTGCGCAGTGCTCGGCTTTTGGGCATGCGCACCACCTGGGTGCATCCGCAGCGTCGCCGCAAACGGGGTCAGTGGGCGCAATTGCCGCCCACTTGCCGCGAGTCCTCCAGGAGCGCAAAGTAA
- a CDS encoding YceI family protein, whose translation MKVRKISLAITLLSLGSFSIASLAAAQYHTLQGNPDGLYRIDPAHSGAYFTIGHVGITELTGRFNQISGTYRFDVQDPAKDRVDITIPVASIDTDNPARDAILRSSQFFAAKKYPDIRFVGSSYRATGAKTGLLTGKLSFHGVTHSVTFRVQEIGAGDVSYLPKPWGGYLSGYVARTTIERSHYGLLAYLPQGLSNRIKIKVEIEGKRIGPA comes from the coding sequence ATGAAAGTCCGCAAAATCTCCCTGGCGATCACGTTGTTGTCCCTCGGCAGCTTCTCTATTGCCAGTCTTGCCGCAGCGCAGTATCACACCTTGCAGGGCAACCCCGATGGTCTCTATCGTATCGATCCTGCGCATAGTGGCGCCTATTTCACCATCGGCCATGTCGGAATCACCGAGCTCACAGGGCGATTCAACCAAATCTCGGGTACCTATCGCTTCGATGTCCAGGACCCGGCCAAGGACCGCGTAGATATCACCATTCCCGTAGCCAGTATCGATACCGACAATCCGGCCCGCGATGCGATTCTTCGCAGTAGCCAGTTCTTTGCGGCGAAGAAATACCCTGATATTCGTTTCGTCGGCAGCAGCTACCGCGCCACGGGCGCGAAGACCGGACTGCTCACCGGCAAGCTGAGCTTTCATGGAGTCACCCATTCAGTGACTTTCCGGGTGCAGGAGATTGGCGCTGGCGATGTGTCGTACCTACCCAAACCCTGGGGGGGATATCTCTCCGGATATGTGGCCCGCACCACAATCGAGCGCTCCCATTATGGGCTATTGGCCTATCTACCCCAGGGGCTCTCCAACCGCATCAAGATCAAGGTGGAGATCGAAGGCAAGCGTATCGGCCCGGCCTGA
- a CDS encoding HlyD family secretion protein, giving the protein MRWIKRFAVIIIVVLVAFGAYAYFQISDYYPSTDDAYVHAHVVNIAPRVTGHVIALYVRDNQVVKKGQELLKIDPRAYEYKLQQAEAELAQAERQRASIAANIASAQAQMHANQINYANAARNAERAKALAAKRYLSVQAADNAQTKAAEYQAQIQANHANLSGAVAQNTLNKARIAAAKAAVRMAKLDLSETTLYAPMDGVVSKVDKIHVGDVVTVNQDLFPLIGNEAYWIEANYKETDLDRIHPGLQAKINIDMYPNHSFQGQVVSISGGAGNAFSLLPPENATGNWVKVTQRVPVRVEVLNPDPKLPLRIGTSATVTVTTKNVPGWVTFLQPYF; this is encoded by the coding sequence ATGCGTTGGATCAAACGATTTGCGGTGATCATCATCGTTGTCTTGGTTGCCTTTGGCGCCTATGCCTACTTCCAGATCTCTGATTACTACCCCAGCACCGACGACGCCTACGTCCATGCCCATGTAGTCAACATCGCTCCGCGCGTTACCGGCCATGTCATCGCGCTCTACGTACGGGACAATCAGGTCGTCAAGAAAGGTCAGGAACTCCTGAAGATCGACCCACGCGCCTATGAATATAAATTGCAGCAGGCCGAGGCGGAACTGGCACAGGCAGAACGGCAACGGGCGAGCATAGCCGCCAATATTGCCTCCGCGCAAGCACAGATGCACGCCAACCAGATCAATTACGCCAACGCTGCACGCAACGCCGAGCGCGCCAAGGCGCTCGCCGCCAAACGCTATCTCTCGGTCCAGGCAGCGGACAACGCGCAAACCAAAGCGGCAGAGTACCAGGCCCAAATCCAGGCCAATCATGCCAATCTCTCCGGCGCTGTCGCCCAGAACACCCTCAACAAGGCGCGGATTGCGGCGGCCAAGGCGGCGGTTCGCATGGCCAAGCTCGACCTATCCGAGACCACCCTGTACGCGCCCATGGACGGGGTGGTGAGTAAGGTCGACAAAATCCATGTCGGCGATGTTGTCACCGTCAATCAGGATCTCTTTCCATTGATTGGCAATGAGGCGTACTGGATCGAAGCCAATTATAAGGAGACCGATCTGGATCGAATTCATCCCGGTCTACAGGCGAAGATCAATATCGATATGTACCCCAACCATAGCTTCCAGGGGCAGGTCGTGAGCATCAGTGGCGGTGCCGGTAACGCCTTCTCCCTCTTGCCCCCAGAAAATGCCACGGGCAATTGGGTCAAGGTCACGCAACGCGTGCCCGTACGAGTGGAAGTGCTGAATCCAGATCCCAAGCTGCCCTTGCGGATTGGCACCAGTGCCACGGTTACCGTGACCACGAAGAACGTGCCCGGCTGGGTGACCTTCCTGCAACCCTACTTCTGA
- a CDS encoding acyloxyacyl hydrolase: MGIFRTRTWVMALAALAFAPVASAEGLHVIQGGPAYLSAGVGIFNGVGVRPISGPNPRVPEINVEYQSASKLFGIGAAWGLMANTRGGFMGYTGFYSDIAWDRWVLTPMLGFGGYDAGNGKQLGSIFEFRLELGLAYQFANGGRLGLKIAHISNAYIVSQDPGENEALVTYSFPLSFGDHG, from the coding sequence ATGGGGATTTTTCGTACCAGGACTTGGGTGATGGCATTGGCTGCGCTGGCCTTCGCGCCCGTTGCCAGCGCCGAAGGTTTGCATGTCATTCAGGGTGGCCCCGCTTACCTCAGTGCGGGTGTGGGGATATTCAACGGTGTCGGAGTTCGCCCGATTTCCGGCCCGAATCCGCGCGTACCCGAGATCAACGTCGAATACCAGTCTGCCTCCAAACTCTTTGGTATTGGCGCGGCCTGGGGTCTGATGGCCAATACCCGCGGTGGCTTCATGGGCTATACCGGCTTCTATTCAGACATTGCCTGGGATCGTTGGGTGCTCACGCCAATGCTCGGTTTTGGCGGCTATGATGCCGGCAATGGCAAGCAACTAGGCAGCATCTTTGAATTTCGTCTAGAGCTGGGGCTGGCCTACCAGTTCGCCAATGGCGGGCGTTTGGGCCTCAAGATCGCCCATATCTCCAATGCCTACATCGTCTCCCAGGATCCGGGGGAGAACGAGGCCCTGGTTACCTATTCCTTCCCCTTATCCTTCGGCGATCATGGCTGA
- the bioB gene encoding biotin synthase BioB: MTDHASGNALDDILALFALPFPDLLFQAQQVHRTHFRATELQCSTLLSIKTGACPEDCGYCAQSVHHQAKLPVTPLLPLDEVIAAAQAAKAGGAQRFCMGAAWRSPHQRDLDRVAEMVQAVKEIGLETCVTLGMLKAGQAEQLAAAGLDYYNHNLDTSPEYYGAVIQTRSFAERLDTLAAVRDAGIKVCSGGILGMGESRRDRARLLQSLAALDPVPESIPINALVPIAGTPLAEAEPIDEIEFVRTIAVARILFPTSYVRLAAGREKMSDSLQALAFLAGANSIFLGDRLLTTDNASTDHDAQLFAKLGLQAAG; this comes from the coding sequence ATGACCGATCACGCTTCTGGCAATGCCCTGGATGACATTCTTGCGCTCTTTGCCCTGCCATTTCCCGATCTTCTCTTTCAAGCACAGCAAGTGCATCGTACCCACTTCCGCGCCACGGAACTGCAATGTTCAACGCTCCTGTCGATCAAGACCGGCGCCTGCCCGGAAGACTGTGGCTACTGTGCGCAGAGTGTTCACCATCAGGCCAAGCTTCCTGTTACCCCGCTCCTTCCCCTGGACGAGGTCATCGCTGCGGCGCAGGCTGCCAAGGCGGGGGGCGCGCAGCGTTTCTGCATGGGCGCCGCTTGGCGCAGCCCACACCAGCGTGATCTGGACCGGGTGGCAGAGATGGTGCAGGCCGTAAAGGAAATTGGACTGGAAACCTGCGTCACCCTGGGCATGCTCAAAGCTGGACAGGCAGAGCAACTCGCCGCAGCCGGGCTGGATTACTACAACCATAATCTCGATACCTCTCCGGAATATTATGGCGCCGTGATTCAGACACGCAGTTTTGCCGAACGCCTCGACACCCTGGCGGCGGTGCGCGATGCCGGAATCAAGGTCTGTAGTGGCGGAATCTTGGGGATGGGGGAAAGCCGCCGCGACCGCGCCCGTCTATTGCAAAGCCTGGCCGCCTTGGACCCCGTGCCGGAGAGCATTCCCATTAACGCCCTCGTTCCCATCGCCGGGACTCCCTTGGCAGAGGCCGAGCCCATCGACGAGATCGAATTCGTACGTACCATTGCGGTGGCGAGGATTCTCTTTCCCACGAGCTATGTGCGCCTGGCAGCAGGACGCGAAAAGATGAGTGACAGTCTGCAGGCTTTGGCCTTCCTGGCAGGTGCCAACAGCATCTTCCTCGGTGATCGCCTGCTGACTACCGATAACGCGAGTACGGATCACGACGCTCAGCTCTTCGCCAAGCTGGGCTTGCAAGCGGCGGGATGA
- a CDS encoding YggT family protein has protein sequence MLLFDLYRLLELALTLLFWAIFLRAILSWVQPNPYNPIVRFLDRVTDPILRPLQRHLPNLGGIDLSPLVAMLLIEAAKMLLPRLFFGSL, from the coding sequence ATGCTGCTCTTTGACCTGTACCGCCTGCTCGAATTGGCCCTGACCTTACTGTTCTGGGCGATCTTCCTGCGCGCCATCCTGTCCTGGGTGCAACCCAATCCCTACAACCCGATTGTGCGTTTTCTTGATCGCGTTACCGATCCAATCCTCCGCCCACTGCAACGGCATCTACCGAATCTGGGTGGCATCGATCTCAGTCCTCTGGTCGCCATGCTGCTCATCGAGGCTGCGAAAATGCTTCTTCCGCGCTTGTTTTTTGGCAGCCTTTAA
- the proC gene encoding pyrroline-5-carboxylate reductase: MQEQNIVFLGAGNMARALIAGIRKQGFPAQKIQVHAPHPQRRDALAAEFGIQSCNAEPCALPTGAIVVYAAKPKQIRAVLSAWAQPLRDAQALLISVAAGIRVSALQQLVPDVDVLRVMPNTPSQIGAGASTLYAPPNVGAERRKQAETLVQSTGLAEWLPDEESMDMATALAGSGPAYVFLFLEALEDAAVAGGLYRDQARRLALATLRGAAELAVQSELAPTLLRHQVTSPGGTTAAGLAVWEEALRPLAKRALDAASARSQELANTLAKEL; the protein is encoded by the coding sequence TTGCAAGAGCAGAATATCGTATTTCTTGGGGCGGGGAACATGGCCCGCGCCCTCATCGCCGGAATCCGCAAGCAGGGTTTCCCGGCCCAGAAGATCCAAGTGCACGCCCCGCATCCGCAGCGTCGCGATGCCCTGGCGGCGGAATTTGGCATACAGAGCTGCAATGCCGAGCCCTGCGCGCTCCCGACGGGTGCCATCGTCGTCTATGCCGCCAAGCCCAAGCAGATACGCGCGGTACTGAGCGCCTGGGCGCAGCCCCTGCGCGACGCCCAAGCCCTGCTCATCTCCGTCGCTGCTGGCATTCGCGTCAGTGCTCTGCAGCAGCTGGTCCCCGACGTGGATGTCCTGCGGGTCATGCCCAACACCCCGAGCCAGATCGGTGCTGGCGCCAGCACCTTATACGCGCCGCCGAACGTCGGGGCAGAGCGGCGCAAGCAGGCGGAGACTCTGGTACAAAGCACTGGTCTGGCGGAATGGCTGCCGGACGAAGAGAGCATGGACATGGCCACCGCCCTCGCGGGTAGCGGGCCGGCCTATGTGTTTCTGTTCCTGGAGGCCCTGGAGGACGCTGCCGTAGCCGGAGGCTTGTATCGCGATCAGGCGCGGCGCCTGGCCCTCGCCACCCTGCGCGGAGCAGCGGAGCTCGCAGTGCAGAGCGAATTGGCGCCGACCCTGCTGCGCCATCAAGTGACCAGCCCGGGGGGAACCACCGCAGCAGGTCTGGCGGTTTGGGAGGAGGCGCTGCGCCCCCTCGCCAAGCGGGCCCTGGATGCCGCTAGCGCGCGCAGCCAGGAATTGGCGAACACCCTCGCCAAAGAGCTCTGA
- a CDS encoding YggS family pyridoxal phosphate-dependent enzyme yields MDLGKRLQSLNDELRNYPSTRLLAVSKRVEAERLRTAYQLGVRHFGENYLQEALEKMTALADLPLCWHFIGRIQRNKTRDIARHFDWVESVDRALLVERLERERSGLPPLQVLIEVAASGEESKGGAAPGNIPALAQAIVASKNLRLRGLMALVHPELEQAQQNFAQMREWYGQLQAQFPQERIDTLSMGTSDDYPQALAHGATEIRLGTALFGARSKEP; encoded by the coding sequence ATGGACCTCGGCAAGCGCCTGCAATCCCTGAATGACGAGCTACGTAATTACCCATCAACGCGCCTGCTGGCCGTGAGCAAACGGGTGGAGGCGGAGCGGCTGCGCACGGCGTACCAGTTGGGCGTGCGCCATTTTGGCGAAAATTACCTCCAAGAAGCGCTGGAGAAAATGACTGCGCTGGCAGATTTACCGCTCTGTTGGCACTTCATTGGCCGCATTCAACGCAATAAAACGCGGGACATTGCGCGGCACTTCGATTGGGTCGAGAGCGTCGATCGCGCATTGCTGGTCGAGCGCCTGGAGCGCGAGCGGAGTGGTCTGCCGCCACTGCAGGTGCTGATCGAGGTTGCAGCCAGTGGGGAAGAGAGTAAGGGCGGCGCCGCCCCCGGCAACATTCCTGCCTTGGCACAGGCTATTGTTGCCAGCAAGAATCTACGCCTACGCGGGCTGATGGCCCTGGTGCATCCCGAACTGGAACAGGCCCAGCAGAATTTTGCCCAGATGCGGGAATGGTATGGCCAATTGCAAGCACAATTCCCGCAGGAACGCATCGATACCCTTTCCATGGGCACCTCAGACGACTATCCTCAGGCCTTGGCCCACGGGGCGACCGAAATTCGACTGGGGACTGCGCTCTTTGGCGCGCGTTCCAAGGAGCCGTAA
- a CDS encoding type IV pilus twitching motility protein PilT encodes MSQMDVTDLLGFAVKNNASDIHISSGLPPMVRINGEIKPVNVPPLSKEVVHAMIYDIMNDAQRKWYEENLEIDFAIDVPQVARFRINAFQQDRGPAAAFRTIPAKVLSLEELNAPTVFKEIIDVPRGLVLVTGPTGSGKSTTLAAMVNHINGNRHDHIITIEDPIEFLHTPNKCLINQREVGPNTKSFENALRSALREDPDVILVGELRDLETMRLALTAAETGHVVFGTLHTSSAPKTIDRIIDSFPGGEKDMVRAMLSESLRAVIAQTLIPTADHRGRVAAHEIMIANPAIRNLIRENKVAQMYSVIQTGQNQGMQTLDQCLGNLLRAHQISRDDALRRAQNKESFANVA; translated from the coding sequence ATGAGCCAAATGGATGTGACCGATCTGCTCGGTTTTGCGGTAAAGAATAATGCCTCGGATATCCATATTTCTTCCGGCCTGCCGCCTATGGTGCGCATCAATGGCGAAATCAAGCCGGTCAATGTGCCGCCGCTCTCGAAGGAGGTGGTGCATGCCATGATTTACGACATCATGAATGACGCCCAGCGCAAATGGTATGAAGAGAACCTGGAAATCGATTTTGCCATTGACGTGCCGCAGGTGGCGCGCTTCCGGATCAATGCCTTTCAGCAGGACCGCGGCCCGGCTGCCGCCTTTCGTACCATTCCGGCCAAGGTCTTGAGCCTGGAGGAATTGAATGCGCCCACGGTGTTCAAGGAGATCATCGACGTGCCGCGTGGCTTGGTTCTGGTCACCGGACCGACGGGCTCCGGTAAGTCCACCACCCTGGCGGCGATGGTCAATCACATCAATGGCAACCGTCACGACCATATCATTACCATTGAGGATCCGATCGAGTTTTTGCATACCCCGAACAAATGCCTCATCAATCAGCGTGAGGTCGGCCCCAATACCAAGTCCTTCGAGAACGCACTGCGCTCGGCCCTGCGTGAGGACCCGGACGTGATTCTGGTGGGCGAATTGCGTGATCTGGAGACCATGCGCCTGGCCTTGACCGCGGCCGAGACCGGCCACGTGGTCTTTGGTACCCTGCACACCAGTTCGGCACCCAAGACCATCGACCGTATCATCGACTCCTTTCCCGGCGGGGAAAAGGACATGGTGCGCGCCATGCTCTCGGAATCGTTGCGTGCCGTCATCGCCCAGACCCTGATTCCTACGGCTGACCACCGGGGCCGGGTAGCGGCGCATGAGATCATGATTGCCAATCCGGCGATCCGTAACCTGATACGCGAAAACAAGGTGGCGCAGATGTATTCCGTCATCCAAACGGGACAGAACCAGGGCATGCAGACGCTGGATCAATGCCTCGGCAACTTGTTGCGCGCCCATCAGATCAGTCGCGATGATGCCTTGCGTCGCGCGCAGAACAAAGAAAGCTTTGCCAATGTCGCCTGA
- a CDS encoding PilT/PilU family type 4a pilus ATPase, with the protein MPVLDELLRMMVQKNGSDLYFTVGSPPVIKIDGRAIPVGEEPLKPAQSLALAKEILGLERLQDFQHEKEANLALSVPGVGRFRVNGFFQRNEISFVIRAIKTQIPTLDQLHMPPILKDLAMTSRGLVLFVGATGSGKSTSLASMLQHRNASSAGHILTIEDPIEYLHKNIKSIVNQREVGIDTRSYENALENALREAPDVILIGEVRSRDTMEHAVAYAETGHLCMSTLHANNANQAVERIINFFPEERKRQLLMDLSLNLRAVVSQRLLPLKGRSGRIAAMEVLINTPTIADLIYRGEVGLLKDAMARPNDVGMQTFDQSIVKLYMDGLIEYQDAIRAADSQNDLRLSIKMECMKRGLEDPGAKAEGAMNWRISGDS; encoded by the coding sequence ATGCCAGTGCTTGACGAACTTCTGCGCATGATGGTGCAGAAAAACGGCTCGGATCTGTATTTTACTGTTGGCTCGCCACCCGTAATCAAGATCGACGGGCGTGCCATCCCGGTGGGGGAAGAGCCCTTGAAACCGGCGCAGAGCCTAGCTTTGGCCAAGGAAATCCTGGGCCTGGAACGGCTGCAGGATTTTCAGCACGAAAAGGAAGCCAATCTCGCCCTGTCCGTACCTGGGGTCGGTCGCTTCCGCGTCAATGGATTTTTCCAGCGGAATGAGATTTCCTTTGTCATCCGCGCCATCAAGACCCAGATTCCGACCTTGGATCAATTGCACATGCCGCCGATTCTGAAGGATCTGGCGATGACCTCGCGCGGTCTGGTGCTTTTCGTCGGTGCTACCGGGTCAGGAAAAAGTACCTCGCTGGCTTCCATGCTGCAGCATCGCAATGCGAGTTCGGCGGGGCATATTCTGACCATCGAAGACCCCATCGAATATCTACACAAGAATATCAAATCGATCGTCAATCAGCGGGAAGTCGGTATCGATACCCGCAGTTATGAGAATGCCTTGGAGAATGCCCTGCGTGAGGCGCCGGACGTCATCCTGATCGGTGAGGTGCGCAGCCGCGATACCATGGAACATGCCGTGGCCTATGCAGAAACCGGTCACCTGTGCATGTCGACCTTGCATGCGAACAATGCCAATCAGGCGGTAGAGCGCATCATCAATTTTTTCCCGGAAGAGCGAAAAAGGCAGTTGCTCATGGATCTCTCCCTGAATCTTCGGGCGGTGGTTTCGCAACGCCTACTGCCACTCAAGGGCCGCTCGGGACGGATTGCCGCCATGGAGGTGCTGATCAACACCCCGACCATCGCCGACCTCATTTATCGGGGCGAGGTGGGTCTGCTCAAGGACGCGATGGCGCGTCCCAACGATGTCGGGATGCAGACCTTCGACCAGTCTATCGTCAAACTGTACATGGATGGTTTGATCGAGTACCAGGATGCGATTCGTGCTGCGGATTCGCAAAATGACCTGCGCCTGTCCATCAAGATGGAATGTATGAAGCGCGGCCTGGAAGATCCGGGAGCCAAGGCTGAGGGCGCAATGAATTGGCGGATCAGCGGGGATAGCTGA
- a CDS encoding glycosyltransferase: MLLAFAIAEVLAWLVLYLGRGNFWRADQRLEAGELAAWPAVTAVVPARNEAEGIAACVRGILGQDYPGEVRLIVVDDQSSDGTAELAHAAAAAIGAATRLSVLAGENLPAAWAGKVWAMAQGVEAAGTVPYLWFTDGDIVHQPQVLRALVAKAGTENRVLVSLMVRLSCETRWERWLIPPFLFFFQKLYPFPWVNDPRRRTAGAAGGCMLVARDALLASGGLQAMRGALIDDCTLAAQLQVQGPIWLGLAEQSESLRRYQRLGEIWRMVARSAYVQLEFRPSRLLLATLGMLFLYLLPWVLFILGLLQNKPWVWALSLLSLLLSWRMFWPTLRDYRLSPFWIFSLQPAAWLYTLMTLDSARRHYRGRGGAWKGRTYP, translated from the coding sequence ATGCTGCTGGCGTTCGCCATTGCCGAAGTGCTGGCATGGCTGGTTCTCTACCTGGGGCGGGGAAATTTCTGGCGCGCGGATCAGCGTCTCGAGGCGGGCGAACTTGCCGCATGGCCCGCGGTGACGGCGGTCGTACCCGCGCGGAATGAGGCCGAAGGCATCGCCGCGTGCGTGCGCGGTATTCTTGGACAGGATTACCCCGGCGAAGTGCGGCTCATCGTCGTCGACGATCAAAGTAGCGATGGCACCGCAGAGTTGGCCCATGCCGCCGCCGCTGCCATCGGCGCAGCGACAAGGCTCTCCGTCCTGGCTGGGGAAAATCTGCCCGCTGCGTGGGCGGGCAAGGTCTGGGCGATGGCGCAAGGCGTCGAAGCGGCTGGTACTGTACCTTACCTTTGGTTTACCGATGGTGACATCGTGCACCAACCGCAGGTGCTGCGCGCGCTGGTTGCCAAGGCAGGAACGGAAAATCGGGTCCTAGTTTCCCTGATGGTGCGTCTGTCTTGCGAGACCCGGTGGGAGCGCTGGTTGATTCCGCCCTTCCTCTTTTTTTTCCAAAAACTCTATCCCTTCCCCTGGGTAAATGATCCGCGCCGCCGTACGGCGGGGGCGGCCGGGGGGTGCATGCTCGTTGCCCGCGATGCCCTGCTGGCCAGTGGCGGTCTGCAAGCCATGCGTGGTGCGTTGATTGATGATTGTACCCTAGCGGCGCAACTGCAGGTGCAGGGGCCTATCTGGTTGGGGCTCGCGGAGCAGAGTGAGAGTCTACGCCGCTACCAGCGGCTTGGAGAGATCTGGCGCATGGTGGCACGCTCGGCCTACGTACAGCTCGAGTTTCGGCCGTCCCGCCTGCTTCTGGCTACCCTGGGCATGCTTTTTCTGTACCTCTTACCCTGGGTCTTGTTCATCTTGGGCTTGCTGCAGAACAAACCCTGGGTCTGGGCGCTGTCCTTGCTCAGCTTGCTTCTTTCCTGGCGCATGTTCTGGCCGACCCTGCGCGATTACCGGCTTTCTCCTTTCTGGATCTTCAGCCTGCAGCCTGCGGCTTGGCTCTATACCTTGATGACCCTGGATTCCGCGCGCCGCCACTACCGAGGTCGGGGCGGCGCCTGGAAGGGGCGCACCTACCCCTGA